One genomic window of Parabacteroides pacaensis includes the following:
- a CDS encoding site-specific integrase, with amino-acid sequence MEKVIYNLVFNRKKQLNTEGEALIQVEAYFNKRKKYFSTKVYVKPNQWDNKRKFIRNHPNMDALNRKIRAFIAELERIELEAWQSGKEFDLNHLKRKEEIASKESFISFFKKETENGTLKDSTRKNHLSTLKLLIFYNKDISFDDITYDFLCSFEHHLLSKGYHKNTIAKHLKHIKRYINLAINKDLFSLQKYPFRKFKIKYSESHREHLTPDELKKIEKVDLSNYHPRYQKSLDAFLFSCYTGLRYSDIIRLTTENILYINSKTWLIYSTQKTETEIRLPLFLLFDGKAIPIIKKYMKDNIQLFGLPDNSNVNKQLAKICKLARVNKKVSFHTARHTNATLLLYNGANITTVQKLLGHKSVRTTQIYSNIMDMTIIKDLEKMKKTHR; translated from the coding sequence ATGGAAAAAGTAATTTACAATTTAGTATTTAATCGAAAGAAACAATTGAATACTGAAGGAGAGGCGTTGATTCAGGTGGAAGCTTATTTTAATAAGAGGAAGAAATACTTTTCTACCAAAGTGTATGTAAAGCCCAACCAATGGGATAATAAACGTAAGTTCATTAGGAACCATCCGAATATGGATGCCCTTAATAGAAAAATTAGAGCATTCATTGCTGAATTAGAACGAATTGAATTAGAAGCGTGGCAAAGTGGAAAGGAATTTGATTTAAATCACTTAAAAAGAAAAGAAGAAATTGCAAGTAAAGAATCTTTTATATCCTTCTTTAAAAAAGAAACAGAAAATGGAACTTTGAAAGATTCAACTCGAAAAAACCATCTTTCTACTTTAAAGCTTCTTATCTTTTATAATAAAGATATCTCTTTTGACGATATTACTTATGATTTTCTTTGTAGTTTTGAGCATCATCTTTTGAGTAAAGGTTATCACAAAAATACCATAGCCAAACATTTAAAACATATCAAACGTTATATAAATCTGGCAATAAATAAAGACTTGTTTTCTTTGCAAAAATATCCTTTCCGCAAATTTAAAATAAAATATTCGGAAAGTCATAGAGAACATCTGACTCCTGATGAATTAAAAAAAATAGAGAAAGTAGATTTAAGTAATTACCATCCTCGTTATCAAAAGAGTTTGGATGCATTTTTGTTCAGTTGCTACACAGGTCTCCGATATTCTGACATAATTCGCTTAACAACTGAAAATATTTTGTATATTAACAGTAAAACATGGTTAATATACTCTACACAAAAAACAGAAACAGAAATTCGGTTACCTCTTTTTTTATTATTTGATGGAAAAGCAATTCCTATAATAAAAAAATATATGAAAGATAACATTCAGCTTTTCGGACTTCCAGACAATTCTAATGTAAATAAGCAATTAGCAAAGATCTGTAAATTAGCAAGGGTAAATAAAAAGGTTTCCTTTCATACTGCACGTCATACTAACGCAACATTATTGCTGTATAATGGAGCTAATATTACTACAGTACAAAAATTGTTAGGTCATAAAAGTGTTCGTACTACTCAAATATATAGTAACATTATGGATATGACGATAATAAAAGATCTTGAAAAAATGAAAAAGACACATAGATAA
- a CDS encoding TolB family protein, protein MNSRRYIYKLIVFLGGFGCFLASCSENTFDTKEVDKYPFIWPDYKDITIPCNIAPLNFALKEEHSDAYVLLQGRKLSVRVKERNSQFSISENQWRKLLEDVKGDSIKVTIALLNNEEWFSYKPFCMKVAQDSIDPYLAYRLIEPGYELWNEMGIYQRNLESYEEEAIYENKLTKQNCVNCHSFCMQDPEKMLFHMRADFACTILVDGDKLEKLNTKTDKTISSLVYPSWHPSGKYVAFSVNTTKQAFHTNNENRIEVFDQESDVVVYDVEKHEIITCASLFSKERFETFPTFSPDGKTLYFCTANAYPMPEYYKEVKYNLCSIEFNPEDRSFGRTIDTVYNARKEGKSVSFPRVSPDGRYLLYTLSGYGNFSIWHKDADLCMMDLKGRELKDMSIINSQDVESYHSWSSNSRWFVFSSRRIDSLYTRLYIGYIDKDGRLHTPFLLPQKDVSLYHRLMKSYNVPELIKGKVSQSKYKIALKAKKDPGIQIKSAF, encoded by the coding sequence ATGAATAGCAGAAGGTATATATATAAATTAATTGTATTTCTGGGAGGTTTCGGTTGCTTTTTAGCTTCATGTTCAGAAAATACTTTTGATACCAAAGAAGTGGATAAATATCCATTCATATGGCCCGATTATAAAGATATAACCATCCCTTGTAATATTGCGCCTTTGAACTTTGCTCTAAAAGAAGAACATTCGGATGCTTACGTTCTTTTACAGGGGAGAAAATTAAGTGTAAGGGTAAAAGAAAGGAATAGTCAATTTTCTATTTCTGAAAACCAATGGAGAAAACTATTGGAAGATGTAAAAGGGGATAGTATAAAGGTTACCATTGCTTTATTAAATAATGAAGAGTGGTTTTCTTATAAACCGTTTTGCATGAAGGTAGCACAAGATTCTATAGATCCTTATTTGGCATATCGTTTAATAGAGCCTGGTTACGAGTTATGGAATGAGATGGGAATTTATCAACGTAATTTAGAAAGCTATGAAGAAGAAGCTATTTACGAAAATAAGCTAACAAAACAAAATTGTGTGAATTGTCATTCTTTTTGTATGCAAGATCCGGAAAAAATGCTTTTTCATATGCGGGCAGATTTTGCATGTACTATTTTAGTTGATGGCGATAAACTGGAAAAATTAAATACAAAAACCGATAAAACAATTTCCTCTTTGGTTTATCCTTCTTGGCATCCTTCGGGAAAATATGTTGCTTTTTCTGTTAATACAACAAAGCAAGCTTTCCATACAAATAATGAAAATAGAATTGAAGTATTTGATCAAGAATCGGATGTTGTGGTATATGATGTTGAAAAACATGAAATTATAACTTGTGCATCCTTGTTTTCTAAAGAAAGATTTGAAACGTTTCCGACTTTTTCTCCGGATGGTAAGACTTTATATTTTTGCACTGCGAATGCTTATCCAATGCCGGAGTATTATAAAGAAGTCAAATATAATTTGTGTAGTATAGAGTTTAATCCGGAAGATAGATCATTTGGGCGAACAATTGATACGGTGTATAATGCACGGAAAGAAGGTAAAAGTGTATCGTTTCCTCGAGTTTCCCCTGATGGACGTTATCTATTGTATACGCTTTCGGGTTATGGGAATTTCTCTATTTGGCATAAGGATGCAGATTTGTGTATGATGGATTTAAAAGGTAGGGAGTTAAAAGATATGAGTATAATAAATAGTCAGGATGTAGAAAGTTATCACTCTTGGTCTAGTAATAGTCGATGGTTTGTTTTTAGTAGCCGTAGGATAGATAGTTTATATACGCGTCTTTATATTGGATATATAGATAAAGACGGTCGATTGCATACTCCATTTTTATTACCCCAAAAAGATGTAAGTCTTTATCATCGATTGATGAAATCTTATAATGTGCCGGAATTGATAAAAGGAAAAGTTTCTCAAAGTAAATACAAAATTGCACTAAAAGCAAAAAAAGATCCAGGCATTCAAATAAAAAGTGCATTTTAA
- a CDS encoding SusD/RagB family nutrient-binding outer membrane lipoprotein codes for MKRYKSIGKLLAVSFLTAFALSSCTEDAMDKINKNPNKPKDAPAKFLVTDLGVSTAFNTVGGDFSLYSSVYIEHEVGIGNQFYRAEVRSGEPTTSTTYNNAWISIYSNIKNAKIAIKKCQEDPLDQGNIVTEAIAKILLAYNAAIVTDVFGDTPFSETGILNPDGTPKYMQPKIDTQQAIYEEVMQNLDDAIELLDNGNAKDTGLSGAIDSKDFLYSGNAGAWLKAAYALKARYTMRLLNKSSNKTEDLQNILTYVSKSFTSPNEELKLDIYDGDAQVNPLFGFSLSRNSLGASQSLIDKFIERNDPRAYQAFNDPDQVEQASNLEQINPAPNGTPLEAQYQYGTSIPSWASTTPTQLISFHELKFIEAEALCRLGGKKEAAEEALKEAVIAAFANLDYSIDDGLASWGMEKAENSSGLGEEVAMKYFEDNVKPLFDANPLKETMVQKYLAFFGASGESLEAYNDYRRIKSAGEDFVELKNPLNSSKFPQRFGYGVDDVLANTAIKAAFGDGQYVYTEPVWWAGGNK; via the coding sequence ATGAAAAGATATAAATCAATAGGAAAATTATTAGCTGTTTCTTTTCTAACAGCATTTGCTCTTTCTTCGTGTACGGAAGATGCAATGGATAAAATTAATAAGAATCCGAATAAACCTAAAGATGCCCCAGCTAAATTTTTAGTGACAGATTTAGGAGTAAGCACAGCTTTCAATACAGTAGGTGGAGATTTTTCTCTTTATTCTTCTGTATATATTGAACATGAAGTAGGGATCGGAAACCAATTTTATAGGGCCGAAGTACGAAGTGGCGAACCTACCACATCTACGACTTATAATAATGCTTGGATTAGTATTTATTCAAACATCAAAAATGCTAAGATAGCTATAAAGAAATGCCAAGAAGATCCTCTAGATCAAGGAAACATAGTAACCGAAGCAATTGCAAAAATATTACTTGCCTATAACGCAGCCATTGTCACTGACGTATTTGGTGATACGCCTTTTAGCGAAACAGGAATTTTAAATCCAGACGGCACACCCAAATACATGCAACCTAAAATAGATACCCAACAAGCTATTTATGAAGAAGTAATGCAAAACCTGGATGATGCCATAGAACTTTTGGATAATGGAAATGCAAAAGATACAGGTCTATCAGGGGCCATTGATTCTAAAGATTTTCTTTATTCCGGTAATGCAGGTGCATGGCTAAAAGCAGCTTATGCTTTAAAAGCGAGATATACCATGCGGTTACTTAATAAAAGTAGTAACAAAACCGAAGATTTGCAGAATATTCTTACCTATGTAAGTAAATCTTTCACTTCACCCAATGAAGAACTTAAGTTGGATATTTACGATGGGGATGCTCAAGTAAACCCTTTGTTCGGGTTCAGTTTGAGTCGAAATAGTTTGGGAGCAAGTCAAAGTCTGATTGATAAATTTATAGAAAGAAACGATCCAAGAGCATATCAAGCATTTAATGACCCTGATCAAGTGGAGCAAGCCTCAAATCTAGAGCAAATCAATCCGGCACCTAACGGTACACCTTTGGAAGCTCAGTACCAATACGGTACTTCAATACCTTCCTGGGCTTCTACAACGCCTACTCAATTAATCAGTTTCCATGAATTAAAATTTATCGAAGCAGAGGCTTTGTGCCGTTTAGGAGGAAAAAAGGAAGCGGCAGAAGAAGCTTTAAAAGAAGCTGTTATTGCTGCATTTGCAAATTTGGATTACTCCATTGATGATGGACTTGCAAGTTGGGGAATGGAAAAAGCTGAAAATAGTTCCGGACTAGGAGAGGAAGTTGCGATGAAATATTTTGAAGATAACGTAAAGCCTTTATTTGATGCTAATCCTCTCAAAGAAACTATGGTTCAAAAATATTTAGCATTTTTCGGTGCATCAGGAGAATCCTTAGAAGCTTACAACGATTATCGTCGGATAAAAAGTGCAGGAGAAGACTTTGTTGAGTTGAAAAATCCGTTGAATAGTAGTAAGTTTCCACAGAGGTTCGGTTATGGAGTAGATGATGTGCTTGCTAATACTGCTATTAAAGCAGCTTTTGGCGATGGTCAATATGTTTATACAGAACCTGTATGGTGGGCAGGAGGGAATAAATAA